A window of Malania oleifera isolate guangnan ecotype guangnan chromosome 5, ASM2987363v1, whole genome shotgun sequence contains these coding sequences:
- the LOC131155389 gene encoding protein WHAT'S THIS FACTOR 1 homolog, chloroplastic-like, translated as MGTQLTRHAVLNTKIKSSYQLYLFLVDIDHFAHLTSRMAINCCREPCLGLQSRWMTTSKRVQDRSKKKRVHDLEIATEKWKITSKILFLMEVLKGEPEQIIPVRSLDQCRRQINLPKPHKISDFLRKSPKLFELYKDHKGVLWCGLTKEAEDLVQEEKKILEENSDKAAEHVTRFLMMSIDKRLPLDKIAHFRRDFALPLDFRTTWVHEYPQHFRVMKSEDDVEYLELVSWNPDWAVTELEKKVDKVNASTPTPGLLSLPFPMKYPPDYKKVYRYGGKIDHFQKRSYLSPYADASALEAGSQEFDKRAVAVMHELLSFTIEKRLVTDHLTHFRRELVMPQKLMRLLLKHFGIFYVSERGRRFSVFLTEAYEGSELIEKCPSVIWKEKVQSLTGYRGRKKKIETFNDFPDTEDTDLFDSDSENENICMELEQEETMGGLEDSSLKNNTEMDIGEIHNVYSDIETS; from the coding sequence ATGGGAACCCAACTCACCAGGCATGCAGTGTTAAATACCAAGATCAAGAGTTCTTATCAGCTTTACTTGTTCCTTGTTGACATTGACCATTTTGCACATCTTACTTCAAGAATGGCAATTAATTGTTGTAGAGAACCTTGTCTGGGATTGCAGAGTCGATGGATGACTACTAGTAAGCGAGTTCAAGACCGGAGCAAGAAGAAGAGGGTGCATGATCTTGAAATTGCAACTGAGAAGTGGAAAATTACCTCCAAGATATTGTTCCTTATGGAGGTTCTGAAGGGGGAACCTGAGCAGATAATCCCTGTAAGGTCATTGGATCAGTGCAGGAGACAGATTAATCTTCCAAAACCTCATAAGATCTCTGATTTCCTCAGGAAATCGCCTAAGCTGTTTGAATTGTATAAGGATCACAAAGGAGTCTTGTGGTGTGGGTTGACCAAGGAAGCTGAGGATTTGGtacaagaagaaaagaagatCCTTGAAGAGAATTCTGATAAAGCTGCTGAACACGTTACCAGGTTTTTAATGATGTCAATTGATAAACGACTACCATTGGACAAGATTGCCCATTTCAGGAGAGATTTTGCTCTCCCACTTGATTTCAGAACCACTTGGGTGCATGAGTACCCACAACATTTTAGGGTTATGAAGTCTGAGGATGATGTTGAGTATTTGGAGCTTGTGTCTTGGAATCCTGATTGGGCTGTGACTGAGCTAGAGAAGAAGGTGGACAAGGTAAATGCATCTACTCCTACCCCAGGGTTGCTTTCGCTCCCTTTCCCCATGAAGTACCCCCCTGATTACAAGAAGGTGTATAGATACGGAGGAAAGATTGATCATTTTCAGAAGCGGTCGTACTTGTCTCCATATGCTGATGCATCAGCCCTAGAAGCTGGCTCTCAAGAATTTGATAAGAGGGCAGTTGCTGTTATGCACGAGTTGCTTAGCTTTACTATTGAGAAAAGGCTCGTTACTGATCACCTCACACACTTCCGACGGGAGCTTGTGATGCCCCAAAAGCTTATGAGACTTCTTCTGAAGCATTTCGGTATTTTCTATGTCTCTGAGAGGGGTAGGAGGTTTAGTGTGTTCTTGACTGAAGCTTATGAAGGTTCTGAGCTAATTGAGAAATGCCCATCGGTCATTTGGAAGGAAAAGGTCCAGAGTCTTACTGGCTATAGAGGGCGAAAGAAGAAAATTGAAACCTTTAATGACTTTCCAGACACAGAGGATACTGATTTGTTTGACAGTGATTCTGAGAATGAAAATATTTGCATGGAACTTGAGCAGGAAGAGACCATGGGAGGTTTAGAGGACAGTTCACTTAAAAACAACACTGAGATGGATATTGGAGAGATTCACAATGTGTACAGCGACATTGAAACATCTtga